A genomic segment from Streptosporangium roseum DSM 43021 encodes:
- a CDS encoding winged helix-turn-helix transcriptional regulator gives MNGMKMTRSRAQDPNVCGVTAAIAVIDGKWKTALLWVLESGPQRPGELRRRLPGLTEKVLTQTLREMEVDGLVHREVHDVRPLKTVYSLTGFGRELSEALAPLSDWGHRRLEKLAEFQPAS, from the coding sequence ATGAACGGGATGAAGATGACGCGCAGCCGTGCCCAGGACCCGAATGTCTGCGGAGTGACCGCCGCGATCGCCGTGATCGACGGCAAGTGGAAGACGGCTCTGCTGTGGGTCCTGGAATCCGGTCCGCAGCGCCCCGGCGAGCTGCGCCGGCGGCTGCCGGGCCTCACCGAGAAGGTGCTGACTCAGACGCTCCGGGAGATGGAGGTCGACGGACTGGTCCACCGGGAGGTACACGATGTGCGGCCGCTGAAGACCGTGTACTCCCTGACCGGGTTCGGCCGCGAACTCTCAGAAGCGTTGGCGCCTCTTTCCGACTGGGGCCACCGCCGTCTGGAGAAGCTGGCCGAGTTCCAACCGGCCTCCTGA
- a CDS encoding NAD(P)-dependent oxidoreductase: MTSHTEQPAITVLGLGPMGRALAGAFLDAGLRTTVWNRTPGRDRELVERGAVSAPSPEEAVTASRLTVICVVNYDAVDAIARRGAVTDALKGRTVVNLTADTPDRARDTAAWAAEHGIGYLDGAIMTPTTTIGTPAGVFLHSGPEELYLRHRPVLDALGGTHTHLGEDIGRAAAYDIALLDIFWTAMAGYAHALAVARAEGVTAQELAPFAKGIGTILPPLFEQAAEEVDNGVFSGEVNPITSAASSMAHIVHTSEAHGIDAGVMRAAEGLARRAIGRGHSRDGFLRVTELLNPR, translated from the coding sequence ATGACCTCGCACACTGAACAGCCTGCCATCACCGTACTCGGCCTGGGGCCGATGGGGCGGGCCCTGGCCGGCGCCTTCCTGGACGCCGGTCTGCGGACCACTGTCTGGAACCGGACGCCGGGCAGGGACCGGGAGTTGGTCGAGCGGGGCGCGGTCAGCGCTCCGTCCCCCGAAGAGGCGGTCACCGCAAGCAGGTTGACCGTGATCTGCGTGGTGAACTACGACGCGGTGGACGCCATCGCGCGGCGTGGCGCGGTCACCGACGCGCTCAAGGGGCGCACCGTCGTGAACCTGACCGCCGACACCCCCGACCGGGCCCGGGACACCGCGGCCTGGGCGGCCGAGCACGGCATCGGGTATCTGGACGGTGCGATCATGACGCCGACCACGACCATCGGAACACCGGCCGGGGTGTTCCTCCACAGCGGCCCCGAGGAGCTTTACCTCCGGCACCGGCCGGTGCTGGACGCCCTGGGCGGCACCCACACCCACCTCGGTGAGGACATCGGCCGGGCGGCTGCGTACGACATCGCCTTGCTCGACATCTTCTGGACCGCGATGGCGGGTTACGCCCATGCGCTGGCGGTGGCCAGGGCCGAGGGGGTCACCGCGCAGGAGCTGGCACCGTTCGCCAAGGGCATCGGCACGATCCTTCCGCCGCTCTTCGAGCAGGCTGCGGAGGAGGTGGACAACGGTGTGTTCTCCGGCGAGGTCAACCCGATCACCTCGGCGGCATCGTCCATGGCCCATATCGTCCACACCTCCGAGGCCCACGGCATCGACGCGGGTGTGATGCGTGCGGCCGAAGGCCTGGCGCGCCGCGCCATCGGACGAGGTCACAGCAGAGACGGATTCCTCCGGGTCACCGAGCTCCTGAACCCTCGGTAA
- a CDS encoding SMI1/KNR4 family protein: MDLDVIRRGIDALREYDTDLCCFGAREHRYRFKPPLDEAALAAVEARIGVRFPADYRTFLTRLGNGGAGPYYGVHGVRPDGDWARFRPFPFAQEWEPPDQDDEDYDDVMEAAFEGLLPVAEHGCGYRSHLVVKGPAAGQVWGDWTCVGEVLAPEAESFGTWYHDWLESSLREVLGDRITATVHDETGWSVDRRLLGLLPPPPAGGDAQPEVRVLRLLRRIYPALYERRHDDARDLLAQARAVGAPAAYEVGIALADAVLLREEGRIADALTTVEHTIPRCGWPFEKARLHRLRVELLLMQSRLDDARAATEEHIAHCPDDDFGYVRRALLLLMTGDLPAAENVLRADAPLGRGFGSVSHPYPADRAATALRLRARRLAWECRRWGHPTNALRFDAIATSQSACR; encoded by the coding sequence GTGGATCTTGACGTCATCCGGCGCGGCATCGACGCGCTCCGCGAGTACGACACGGACCTCTGCTGCTTCGGCGCCCGCGAGCACCGCTACCGGTTCAAGCCGCCGCTCGACGAGGCCGCGTTGGCGGCCGTCGAGGCGCGGATCGGAGTGCGCTTCCCGGCCGATTACCGCACGTTCTTGACACGGCTCGGCAACGGCGGCGCCGGCCCGTACTACGGGGTTCACGGGGTGCGGCCGGACGGCGATTGGGCGCGGTTCCGCCCGTTCCCGTTCGCGCAGGAGTGGGAGCCGCCCGACCAGGACGACGAGGACTACGACGACGTCATGGAAGCCGCGTTCGAGGGGCTGCTGCCGGTCGCCGAGCATGGCTGCGGCTACCGCTCTCACCTCGTCGTCAAGGGCCCCGCCGCGGGCCAGGTCTGGGGCGACTGGACGTGCGTCGGTGAGGTGCTGGCCCCCGAGGCCGAGTCGTTCGGCACGTGGTACCACGACTGGCTGGAGAGCTCGCTGCGGGAGGTGCTGGGTGACCGGATCACGGCAACCGTGCACGACGAGACCGGCTGGAGCGTTGACCGGCGGCTGCTCGGCCTCCTCCCGCCGCCGCCCGCCGGTGGCGACGCACAGCCGGAGGTAAGGGTCCTACGGCTGCTCAGGCGGATCTACCCCGCCCTCTACGAACGCCGCCACGACGACGCCCGCGACCTCCTCGCCCAAGCCCGCGCGGTCGGCGCTCCGGCGGCCTACGAGGTGGGCATCGCGCTTGCGGACGCCGTGCTCCTGCGCGAGGAAGGCAGGATCGCCGACGCCCTGACCACCGTGGAACATACGATCCCGCGGTGCGGCTGGCCATTCGAGAAGGCGCGGCTGCACCGCCTGCGAGTCGAGCTGCTCCTGATGCAGAGCCGGCTGGACGACGCGCGTGCGGCGACCGAGGAGCACATCGCGCACTGCCCCGATGACGACTTCGGCTACGTACGCCGTGCCCTCCTGCTGCTGATGACCGGCGATCTCCCAGCCGCCGAGAACGTCCTGCGCGCCGACGCCCCGCTCGGGAGAGGATTCGGATCGGTAAGCCACCCGTATCCCGCCGACCGAGCCGCGACCGCGCTACGGCTCCGTGCCCGGCGCCTGGCCTGGGAGTGCCGCCGCTGGGGACATCCCACCAACGCGCTCCGCTTCGACGCGATCGCCACCAGCCAATCGGCCTGTCGTTGA
- a CDS encoding RNA polymerase sigma factor, whose amino-acid sequence MDDDGVARFEAVYRETYDQIAAYAARRCDSPQDAADVVAETFTIAWRRVADLPPGQEARLWLYGVARKVLADHRRSTARQRLRSVELDAEIADLYGDSPGSSVELSVIGAVFRSLSDDDRELLSLVAWEGLGREEIATTLGLSRNAVRIRLYRARRRFSRALDEASVRFTSESRMIPAGRSL is encoded by the coding sequence GTGGATGACGACGGGGTGGCCAGGTTCGAGGCCGTCTACAGGGAGACGTACGACCAGATCGCGGCCTACGCCGCACGCCGCTGTGACTCTCCGCAGGATGCGGCCGATGTCGTGGCGGAGACCTTCACCATTGCCTGGCGCCGGGTGGCTGATCTGCCGCCGGGGCAGGAGGCCAGGCTCTGGCTGTACGGCGTGGCGCGCAAGGTGCTGGCCGACCACCGCCGGAGCACAGCCCGGCAGCGGCTGCGCAGTGTGGAGCTTGACGCCGAGATAGCCGATCTCTACGGGGATTCCCCCGGCAGCAGCGTGGAGCTGAGCGTGATCGGCGCGGTGTTTCGCAGCCTGTCCGACGACGACCGTGAGCTTCTCTCGCTGGTCGCCTGGGAAGGGCTGGGGCGCGAGGAGATCGCCACGACGCTGGGACTGTCCCGCAACGCCGTACGCATCAGGTTGTATCGCGCCCGCAGGCGCTTTTCGCGCGCACTCGACGAAGCCAGTGTCCGGTTCACATCAGAAAGCCGGATGATTCCGGCGGGGAGGTCGCTGTGA
- a CDS encoding LLM class F420-dependent oxidoreductase, with protein MKLGLTCPRFTWPGGDSAIAGRFAAVARGADEAGLHSLWVMDHFFQIPNFGPVEDPMLEAYGALSYAAALTSRVTLGALVTGAVHREPGLLVKQVSTLDSLSGGRAVLGIGAGWYEPEARGLGLRFPSLAERFERLEETLQIAKQMWSDEDKPYEGRHYRLERTLNAPQARPPILIGGSGENKTLRLVAEYADACNFLHGADVRHKLGVLRAHCERLGRPYQEIEKTLHMRIPDGQSVEESVQHCGDLAALGIDHVIVAVPDAAADSSQAHLAALATQISAIIPAGR; from the coding sequence ATGAAACTCGGCCTGACCTGCCCGCGCTTCACCTGGCCCGGCGGCGACAGCGCCATCGCCGGGCGGTTCGCGGCCGTCGCCCGCGGCGCCGACGAAGCCGGGCTGCACAGCCTGTGGGTGATGGACCACTTCTTCCAGATCCCCAACTTCGGCCCGGTGGAGGATCCGATGCTGGAGGCGTACGGCGCGCTGTCCTATGCGGCCGCCCTCACCAGCCGGGTCACGCTGGGCGCCCTCGTCACCGGCGCCGTCCACCGTGAGCCCGGCCTGCTGGTGAAGCAGGTCAGCACCCTGGACTCGCTCTCCGGCGGCCGCGCCGTCCTCGGCATCGGCGCCGGCTGGTACGAGCCGGAGGCCCGCGGTCTCGGCCTCCGCTTCCCTTCCCTGGCCGAGCGGTTCGAACGGCTGGAGGAGACGCTCCAGATCGCCAAGCAGATGTGGAGCGACGAGGACAAACCATACGAGGGCAGGCACTACAGGCTGGAACGTACGCTCAACGCGCCGCAGGCGCGCCCGCCGATCCTCATCGGCGGCAGCGGGGAGAACAAGACCCTCCGTCTCGTCGCCGAGTACGCCGACGCTTGCAACTTCCTGCACGGCGCCGACGTGCGGCACAAGCTCGGCGTGCTGCGCGCCCACTGCGAACGACTCGGACGGCCCTACCAGGAGATCGAGAAGACTCTCCACATGCGCATCCCCGACGGTCAGAGTGTCGAGGAGAGCGTCCAGCACTGCGGCGACCTGGCCGCCCTGGGCATCGACCACGTCATCGTCGCCGTCCCCGATGCCGCCGCCGACTCCTCGCAGGCGCACCTGGCCGCGCTCGCCACGCAGATCTCCGCCATCATCCCCGCCGGGCGCTGA
- a CDS encoding class I SAM-dependent methyltransferase: MSSHHASGHGHGHGHEHTDIDWEVMAAQLENSGELQLPLLRRTAARLRELLDPEKEVRRILDIGSGPGVMTCVFAETFAGAEAVAVDGTPGLLERTLARAERLGLDGRVAVRHAKLPEGLDGGDEHGEGGLGAADLIWSSKAVHHLGDQQRALDALAGVLRPGGLLAVAEGGLPTRFLPRDIGIGRPGLQARLDAVQEHWFEIMRAELPGSTSVVEDWPAMLSRAGLTGVGSFTFLLDLPAPLDETARAFLHAHLTRLRETVNEVMDAEDRRTLDVLLDPGAPEGILRRPDAFLLSATTVFTGVRSAR; the protein is encoded by the coding sequence ATGAGCTCACACCACGCCTCCGGACACGGCCACGGCCACGGACATGAACACACCGACATCGACTGGGAGGTCATGGCCGCCCAGCTGGAGAACAGCGGCGAACTGCAGCTCCCGCTCCTCCGCCGGACGGCGGCCCGCCTGAGGGAACTGCTCGATCCGGAGAAGGAGGTCCGGCGCATCCTCGACATCGGCAGCGGGCCGGGGGTGATGACCTGCGTGTTCGCCGAGACCTTCGCGGGCGCCGAGGCGGTCGCCGTGGACGGCACGCCCGGGCTGCTGGAGCGAACCCTGGCCCGCGCCGAGCGGCTCGGCCTCGACGGCAGGGTGGCCGTCCGGCACGCGAAGCTGCCCGAGGGCCTGGACGGCGGTGACGAGCACGGGGAAGGCGGCCTCGGCGCGGCGGATCTGATCTGGAGCAGCAAGGCCGTGCACCACCTCGGCGACCAGCAGCGGGCACTGGACGCGCTCGCCGGTGTGCTGAGGCCCGGCGGGCTGCTCGCCGTGGCGGAGGGCGGCCTGCCGACGCGTTTCCTCCCACGCGACATCGGCATCGGCAGGCCGGGCCTCCAGGCCCGGCTCGACGCCGTCCAGGAGCACTGGTTCGAGATCATGCGAGCCGAACTGCCCGGCAGCACCAGCGTGGTCGAGGACTGGCCCGCGATGCTCAGCCGCGCCGGGCTCACCGGCGTCGGCAGCTTCACTTTCCTCCTCGACCTGCCGGCGCCGCTGGACGAGACGGCCCGCGCCTTCCTGCACGCCCATCTGACCCGGCTGCGGGAGACGGTGAACGAGGTCATGGACGCGGAGGACCGCAGGACACTCGACGTGCTGCTCGATCCCGGGGCACCGGAAGGCATCCTGCGACGGCCCGACGCCTTCCTCCTCTCCGCCACCACGGTCTTCACGGGCGTGCGCTCGGCTCGGTGA
- a CDS encoding HNH endonuclease family protein: MIFLRRTVRVAVLTLLVIPITAVTATPQAAADPRKRSQADAGTLARHRLAQLKVARPLSIRGYSHRRFQPRWAHHKGRCDAREVVLARDGRRVRRNAACHPVKGVWYSPYDGKWLKSEKQVDVDHVVPLAYAWRSGAGKWSQARRRAFANDLTRPELIAVSHSVNIAKGGQGPQSWRPPRRSYWCRYATSWITVKSHYRLSVTRREKVALLNMLRTCRGR, translated from the coding sequence ATGATCTTCTTGAGGCGGACGGTCCGAGTCGCCGTACTCACTCTTTTGGTCATCCCGATCACCGCTGTCACCGCTACCCCACAGGCGGCAGCCGACCCGCGCAAGCGGTCACAGGCCGACGCCGGGACGCTGGCCCGCCACAGGCTGGCCCAGCTGAAAGTCGCCAGGCCACTGTCGATCCGCGGTTACAGCCACCGGCGGTTCCAGCCCCGATGGGCGCACCACAAGGGCAGGTGCGACGCGCGGGAGGTGGTCCTGGCCCGCGACGGGCGACGCGTGCGCAGGAATGCGGCCTGCCACCCGGTCAAGGGCGTCTGGTACAGCCCGTACGACGGCAAGTGGCTGAAAAGCGAGAAGCAGGTCGACGTCGATCATGTCGTGCCGCTGGCGTACGCCTGGCGCTCCGGCGCCGGCAAATGGAGCCAGGCTCGGCGGCGCGCCTTCGCCAACGACCTCACCCGCCCCGAGCTGATAGCGGTCAGCCACTCCGTCAACATCGCCAAGGGCGGCCAGGGGCCGCAGAGCTGGCGTCCGCCGCGCCGTAGCTACTGGTGCCGCTACGCGACCTCATGGATCACCGTGAAGTCTCACTACCGGCTCTCCGTGACCCGGCGGGAGAAGGTGGCCTTGCTCAACATGCTCCGCACCTGCCGAGGACGATGA
- a CDS encoding TetR/AcrR family transcriptional regulator encodes MSPKQQRGEATADRILEAALDLYAARGAGALTMTALIAETGVSSGSLYHHFGSVDGLSAALYSRCMSELLDTLIAALKLSRTARTGVRALVEAYLRFARDNRPAAHFIHASSYAAFLPAHAERIAAAKASRMRQIADWLRPHVEAGHVIALPDPLTEMLVIGPVAETSRRWLAGAPDVDLTIAARLLPERIWQSVRGECPPRDGTGR; translated from the coding sequence ATGTCACCTAAGCAGCAGCGAGGCGAGGCGACCGCCGACAGGATCCTGGAGGCGGCGCTCGATCTCTACGCGGCCCGGGGGGCCGGTGCGCTGACCATGACCGCGTTGATCGCCGAGACCGGCGTCAGCAGCGGCAGCCTCTACCACCACTTCGGCAGTGTCGACGGACTCTCCGCGGCCCTCTACAGCCGCTGCATGTCCGAACTGCTCGACACGCTCATCGCCGCGCTCAAGCTCTCCAGGACGGCCCGCACCGGCGTACGGGCCCTCGTGGAAGCGTATTTGCGGTTCGCCCGGGACAACAGGCCGGCGGCGCACTTCATCCATGCCTCGTCCTATGCCGCTTTCCTGCCGGCCCACGCGGAGCGTATCGCGGCGGCGAAGGCGTCCAGGATGCGCCAGATCGCCGACTGGCTCCGCCCCCACGTGGAGGCCGGGCATGTCATCGCCCTGCCCGACCCGCTCACCGAGATGCTGGTGATCGGCCCCGTGGCGGAGACCTCCCGCCGCTGGCTCGCCGGAGCGCCCGACGTCGACTTGACGATCGCGGCGCGCCTGCTCCCCGAACGCATCTGGCAGTCGGTCCGCGGCGAATGTCCGCCGCGGGACGGGACCGGACGGTGA
- a CDS encoding SDR family NAD(P)-dependent oxidoreductase: MDNAGTPASTSARTAVVTGGNRGIGYAVAARLLQDGCEVVLVARDRERGETARASLAGSGGARVRLVVGDLSSVRKVRATAGALGEACPRIDVLVHNAGLWPSRRALGEDGLEQAFVTNHLAPFLLNHELEPLLAASGARVVQVGAGLYVKGRADPERTPTGLDFHPMRTYADTKLCNLLLVPRFAERWKDAGVTINAVHPGVIRTGLGDRGGPLGYLLKAAKLLWKSPDVGARPVVKLALAEETAGRTGRYFHIDVEQPLAPVAADTALAERLWTQALELTGLQRTPPPARRDVT, encoded by the coding sequence ATGGACAACGCGGGGACACCGGCCTCCACCTCCGCCCGGACGGCCGTGGTGACAGGCGGCAACCGCGGCATCGGATACGCCGTCGCCGCGCGGTTGCTCCAGGACGGGTGCGAGGTGGTGCTGGTCGCGCGTGACAGGGAGCGGGGGGAGACCGCGCGGGCGTCGCTCGCCGGGTCCGGCGGGGCCCGTGTGCGCCTCGTCGTCGGTGATCTCTCCAGCGTCCGGAAGGTGCGCGCGACCGCCGGGGCGCTTGGCGAGGCCTGCCCGCGCATCGATGTGCTGGTCCACAACGCCGGTCTGTGGCCGAGCCGGCGGGCGCTGGGAGAGGACGGGCTGGAGCAGGCCTTCGTCACCAACCATCTCGCGCCGTTCCTGCTCAACCACGAGCTGGAGCCGCTGCTGGCCGCCTCCGGGGCACGGGTCGTGCAGGTCGGTGCCGGGCTGTACGTCAAAGGGCGGGCCGATCCGGAGCGCACCCCCACCGGCCTGGACTTCCACCCGATGCGGACCTACGCCGACACCAAGCTGTGCAACCTGCTGCTGGTGCCACGGTTCGCCGAACGCTGGAAGGACGCCGGAGTGACGATCAACGCCGTTCACCCCGGGGTGATCCGCACCGGGCTGGGGGACCGCGGCGGACCTCTGGGCTACCTGCTCAAGGCGGCGAAACTGCTGTGGAAGAGCCCGGACGTGGGTGCCCGGCCTGTCGTCAAGCTCGCGCTGGCCGAGGAAACGGCCGGGCGGACCGGCCGCTACTTCCACATCGACGTCGAGCAGCCGCTGGCCCCGGTCGCCGCCGACACCGCGCTCGCGGAGCGGCTCTGGACACAGGCGCTGGAGCTCACCGGCCTCCAGCGGACCCCGCCACCGGCCCGGCGCGATGTCACCTAA